From the Montipora capricornis isolate CH-2021 chromosome 2, ASM3666992v2, whole genome shotgun sequence genome, one window contains:
- the LOC138037062 gene encoding calcium-dependent protein kinase C-like, whose product MVMNTFFSTFIAIKSVFDFITGRNNDTSISSSVTSGEVDSHTDVTNDLTAKKIDLKDKCPRKIKRKLHKSSSGSPFNKKPKPKNDTSTKNDESRPEEAIWIESPKELIFDRILGQGAFGKVLLCKHKKLNRFYAVKQMFTTEDEHTIRCEKEVMNIGLSCWNKFIMELRGQFVDYDKRACLVIDFMEGGDLLTFLEKQNGRFPEATARFYISELVCGLEFLHLNGIVHRDLKFDNVLINREGHIKIADFGLSHYGTPFEEICDNEICGTDLYIAPEVILLEPYDSSCDWWSLGIMCYIMLSGMYPFETGEQMEDLHFNIVHQDPLSLESCVSSGDLSLHAAELCLHVNAMLNTKHRKTEGTKEIAGRAKITQLCLKYHIVI is encoded by the exons ATGGTTATGAACACATTTTTCTCGACGTTTATCGCTATTAAAAGTGTTTTCGATTTTATCACAGGAAGGAATAATGACACAAG TATTTCTTCGTCAGTTACTTCTGGCGAAGTTGACAGCCACACGGACGTGACCAATGATCTGACAGCAAAGAAAATTGATCTGAAAGATAAG tgcccaaggaaaattaaaagaaagctcCACAAATCAAGTTCAGGCTCGCCATTCAACAAGAAGCCAAAACCCAAGAACGATACATCGACAAAGAATGATGAGTCGCGGCCAGAAGAGGCAATCTGGATCGAAAGCCCCAAAGAACTCATTTTTGATAGAATCCTTGGACAAGGTGCCTTTGGAAAG gtCCTCCTCTGTAAACATAAAAAGTTAAATCGGTTCTATGCCgtgaaacaaatgtttaccaccGAAGATGAACATACGATCCGTTGCGAAAAAGAAGTCATGAATATCGGGCTATCATGCTGGAATAAGTTTATCATGGAATTGCGCGGGCAGTTTGTCGACTAT GATAAGCGAGCTTGTCTCGTAATAGACTTTATGGAAGGCGGAGATTTgttaacatttcttgaaaaacaaaatggaagaTTTCCGGAAGCAACCGCAAG ATTTTACATCTCTGAACTTGTCTGCGGCTTGGAGTTTTTACACTTGAATGGAATCGTTCACCG GGACTTGAAATTTGACAATGTCTTAATAAACCGAGAGGGACACATCAAAATAGCTGATTTTGGACTGTCCCATTATGGAACGCCATTCGAAGAAATCTGTGACAACGAGATCTGCGGGACGGACCTGTATATCGCTCCAGAG GTCATCTTGCTTGAGCCCTATGACTCGAGCTGTGATTGGTGGTCACTCGGGATCATGTGTTACATCATGTTGTCGGGAATG TATCCATTTGAGACTGGAGAACAGATGGAAGATCTTCACTTCAACATTGTTCACCAAGATCCATTGAGTCTCGAAAGTTGTGTGTCAAGCGGTGATCTGTCTCTCCATGCAGCAGAGCTGTGCCTTCAC GTTAATGCCATGTTAAATACCAAACATCGAAAAACAGAAGGAACTAAGGAAATAGCTGGCCGCGCCAAGATTACACAGCTCTGTCTGAAGTACCACATCGTTATCTAA